Genomic DNA from Oryzomonas sagensis:
CGAGGGATACAGCCCGAGCCGCCAGAGGAATGCCGCGGTGGCCCAGGCCCAGGGGGAGATCGTCTGCTTCCTGGACGACGACTCCCTCACCGCCCCCGATTATCTCACCCTGGTCGCCGGGCACTTCGAGAATCCCCGCGTGACGGCCGTGGGCGGCCCGTCCCTGACCCCGGCCAGCGACTCCATCCTGCAACGGAGCATCGGCACGGCCCTGGCCTCGGCCTTGGGCGGCGGCGGGATGCGCAACCGCTACCGGGCCCAGGGGGAGGCGCGCCTGACCAACGACAGCGAGCTGATCCTGTGCAACCTGAGCTTTCGCCGGGAGCGGTTCCTGGCCTTCGGCGGCCTGGACGAACGGCTCTATCCCAACGAGGAAAACGAGCTCCTGGAGCGGATGCAGCATGCCGGGGAGGGGCTGGTCCACGATCCGCGCCTGGCGGTCTTTCGCAGCCAGCGACCGACTTGGCGCCTGCTCTGCCGCCAGTTTCTGAACTACGGCCGGGGCAGGGCCGAGCAGACCGTCATCAGCAGGCGCGTCCGGCCGGTCAGCCTGCTGCCGGCCCTGTTTCTGGCCTACGCGCTGCTCGTGCCGTTTTTCCCGGGATCGCTGTTCCGGCTGCCTCTGGCCTGCTACGGGCTCCTGCTCCTGGCCGTTTCCGCCGGGGAGGCGGCCCGGGCGCGCAGCCTGGGGATGTTCCCGCGGCTGCCGCTCATCTACGCCATCATCCATCTGGCCTATGGGGCCGGCCTCTGGTGGGGGGCGTTGGGCGCCCTGGCGGGCACGCGGCGCAAACCGGGGGGCGAGGTGACCCTGCGACAGGTGAAGGGGCTGAACGACGCGCCCGCAGCCGGAGAATGATTATTTCAGAACGCTTGGATACAAGGGGGACACGGTGGGTATGGAGTTGAGCATTGTCGTGCCGATCTACAACGAGGAGGAAAACGTGGCGGCGCTCTACGAGAGCATCCGAGACGCCTTGGCCCGGACCTCCCT
This window encodes:
- a CDS encoding glycosyltransferase, with translation MNKPTISIIIPVKPGFSVTAAQRLAAVEYPRDRYEIIVAEGYSPSRQRNAAVAQAQGEIVCFLDDDSLTAPDYLTLVAGHFENPRVTAVGGPSLTPASDSILQRSIGTALASALGGGGMRNRYRAQGEARLTNDSELILCNLSFRRERFLAFGGLDERLYPNEENELLERMQHAGEGLVHDPRLAVFRSQRPTWRLLCRQFLNYGRGRAEQTVISRRVRPVSLLPALFLAYALLVPFFPGSLFRLPLACYGLLLLAVSAGEAARARSLGMFPRLPLIYAIIHLAYGAGLWWGALGALAGTRRKPGGEVTLRQVKGLNDAPAAGE